The genomic interval tttatacactcgcgagtgcgagcaataaaaaggttccagtgacatagcaccaaagcaccaaattactcctaaacggaaagaCTAGCTTTATGAAACGGTCTACAATAATATTGAAgtagtacatttaacagctcatcagaatattacctaccaactaaaaatgtaattatattttgttctaaTTTGGGGCTATTTCGGTATTTTGTGAGTCGAACTTTTTGCATAGAAGTAAATGACAAGCTTACACACAATGGTTAGTAACCGGGTTCTTTTTGAAtttaaagtaggtagatagttacttatttaattaaaatcttttttatAGTTTAGCGACTTTTTACTCAATTGGAATTAGAATTAATTTTTGACTCAAAAATACTCCAAATGAATTTCCCTTCCCAAATAACTGATCATTTGGGATATACGCTAGCacatacagatacacagacCCAGGCGTTGTCCTAATAGAAGAATAGAGCGATGCGACCATCGCGTGTTCCCGCGACGTCAAAAACTGGGTGTCCTAATAGAACGCGAATAATCGATTACGCGAATCTTGCTCGCACGGTACCACTCCGACGTTTTTGCACGAATTTCAATTAGGACACCTATTCAAATTCAATATGTTTGATCGCGCGTTCGTACGAGTAAAATTCGCGCGAACTTACGATGATCGCGCATTCGCGTTCTATTAGTACAACGCCGTACCCTTATAAAACTTACTTTCCgtcggcgcggcggcggcggttaaaaataaatgaaattccCAAAAGTACCGCGATGCACTCCTGCATAGCCTGGGCCAATTTAggtcataaaatttaatttgccGTCGCTTTGTTCGCTGCCCAAAATATCGCCAGCCAGTGTGTGTGTGCAGTTTTTTTAAGGTGCATCGCTGTCTATGCCACATACGCGCATTAGTTCCAATTTTATCCTTGACCTGCAATTTTCATGTCCGTGTTATTTCAACGGGCACTGCTGATTTAACAAGGATTATAGTAGGGGTGGTGCATGAAAGGAGCCTCTCTGAGTACCAGAGTCCTCTTTTTATGCCTACTTATCTACCTACGTAgagatacttacatattttcaaattatttatttgtttacatcgATGATTATAAAGATAGGGTAAAAAGATTtcattattacttaattagtaGTCAGAGGGAGTATCGATATTTTGAATCctaaaatcgttgtcaaatcAAGTCTGAGGCCCGTTTTATTAGTTCAATCTTAGAATAAGAAATTAGAGAAGAAGAAACTTCACGCTTTCGTCTATGCTTTTCACACCAAAACGTCCGCAATGAACGGGCCCTCCACAGACAACTGTGTGACTGCCCTTTACTCTGTGATCCACTTGTCACTGTCACCTGTCACTCCTGTCAGTGTCAGTGATAACTTTTGCAAAATTTCCTTTCCTGCAACGCCACCATCTcgaaaaacaattattttctAGGTTTTCTACTAGTATTTTAACGGCAACTTTCTGCAGGTAAGACTTAAAACGTCATCCAACTAACCATTatcattaaaaacaataatgctctctacttatagactagaaattgaaaataacaattaaattTTACGCTTGTGAGGTTATgttgaaaaaatatgattttggGCGTGATTGCTTTGTGTTTTACCTGCATACGTTCAGAGAGGTGCATTTACAGTTTAGTGCTCCTTCTTATGCCGTGTGCTACAGTAACATTTGAATAATCAGTGAAATGAAACGTTTTTTATTTCACCATGACATTGTATTCATACAGCTCTACCCAACAAACAATACCTACCTGATTGATATTATGATTTTCCTTCTACTTGTAATGACTAGATGTGATGATGAGTTTTAGTTATTAAGacaaatatacttattgataattacttaggtaccaaTTAAAAGTATGACATGTTAATGTTTCTTGGTTTCAAGTACATTCATTACCAACATAACAATATACACAAACCAAACTTTGCTCTAAACTCTTGATAATATTAGCATGACACATTATgatagtataaaaaatatatttattattatttattcatgcaaaagataaaaaaatacattaaaattaaataaaatcatataataaatatttaatttatcttcGGATCCCAAAATTTCAGACCATGTCGGGCCGCGAGGGAGGTAAGAAGAAGCCTCTGAAGGCACCAAAGAAGGACAAGGCGGAGCTGGACGACGACGACCTCGCCCTCAAGCAGAAGATGAAGGAACAACAGAAGGCTTTACAGGTATAGCACCCTTCTTTTAtccaacttcaaaaaaagacGTAGGTTCTCAATTTGTTACCTACTAAACACTTGTGTACCTTATCAAACTGACAAcaccgtcaatgtttcaacGAATTGATAAgacaaaagtacctacttatgcagctTAGCTGTATGTTTTCTGCTAAAAGTTTCTTGACTTGCAGTAGTATTTATAAATCTTCCTGATCCAACCACTACCAGGTAACTCTACCTGTCTATGGATTTCATTCCAGCGGCATAACGGGCATCTCAATGTATAAGAACTCCTACTAAGTATACTGATACTCATATTCAGTTAAAATTGCCCCAATTTGTGtacattttgtttatattttcctGCATTGTGGTATATGATCTAATTACCTGAAAAGTGCAATAACATTCTtgttcttatttaattaaaataactgaAATGTTTTATTGGTTTTTCAGGAGGCAAAAGCGAAGGCATCCCAGAAAGGACCACTAACAGGAGgtggaataaaaaaatcggGGAAGAAGTGACCAAACAActcatttataattaaatacttaggttTACTACTCTCGTAAGAATGTTAATGCTACCCAAtaacttacattattattgtaatcgTCAATACTACAGATTTGATCACAAAAATATCTACTTTCTGTTCTTTTTATATGTTTAATGATTTTGTGGATCTTGTAATGgttcttgaaaataaataaactagtaAATTAACAAGATTTTCTTGGGTCTACTTGGTggaaagtatttataatttaaaataatacaatgtctttttgcatttacttaaaaaccacaaaataaacatcaattttatttggttaaaatattgttttattcatgttattttaatatgcGATGTGGGTTGATTCTCactactaaaaagtaagaCCAAGGTGTTTAACCAATGTGTCTTGCCCACACTAACATACGGTGCCGAAACATGGACGCTGACCAAGGAAACTGTGCACAGAGAGCTATGGAGCGGCCCATGTTAGGCATTTCGCTTCTCTAAGCGAACCTAACCGTATTCCCAATGCATGTGGTGATCCGCAAAAGGACCTAAGTGTTCGACGTCGGTATGCGGGTCGccgaactgaaatgggagtggGCGCGACACTTGGCTCTGGGCAAAGGCGGTCACAGAATGGTGGACTAGAGACGGACGAAGAGCTCTTGGCAGACCACGTGCTATGCTagatggtccgatgacatctgcGACAAGGCCAatgaaacccgttcgttggccttcgttgggccggtctgtacgcagctttaggtaccacttttgcaacagtctgtacctacctataccacagaataataactaggaAACCTTGAACATCGCCGActagcatattattattatgcagcGCCAGCCACACGAGCAGACACGACTGCTCCGATTCTCTGAATCAAGGAACATAATAATCTCTACCGGGAGCTTCGATGGACTTAAATGGAATGGAAatgtaaagctgcgtacagaccgggccaacgaacgccaacggttatcccaacgatggatatttatcatacataatacagggcagatcgcagcaacgaaggtccgaaaaacgttcgttggcgttcgttgggccggtctttACGCGGCTTAAGTATAAAGGCGCCGACACATtagcggacgcggctgtcagccgTTCGTCGTTCGTGCCAGATCGCTCTAGGCTAAAGCTGAACGACAAAGACGCCCGAGAGCGATCTAGCACGAACTGCCCCAAAAAACCCCTGTAGTCCCGCTGTCCCCGTAATTCTTGTCCCCGTTAAGCGGGGACAACGGTActttcagaaaataaataaaatcaggcCCGTTGTCCCCGTTGGACGTGAACTCCTCAACGGGGACAGcggcacttaataaaaaaataaaaaatcagacccgttgtccccgttctcaaaatttactttaaaaaacacaagtatattttttatttcatgaattttatataagtagtaTCTTCACATAAAATCGCTTTTTTAGCTTAGATCAATTCATAACTAACCTGGGTGATAATTTGGCAAATTTGATGAACGTGTAAATTTTAAAGGATGCGCAACGGCACGACTAAATACTGCCGCGAAACAAAAGCACAGATGAGATTGTTGTTTGCAAAACTCTCATTGGCTTATTCTAAATCAGTCAACCAATGAGATATTCCGTAACTACACTACCCTTTTGAACATTCATACgtgtcatatttatttttattgctcaTTGAGACGATGGAAAAAGTCCTAAAGTCCGTAGAATAACCGTTTTGTGAAAcatgaaatgtttttatatttataaaattactaacgcatAGAAAAAAATCTGAGTTTTTTTTAGGATGATACGGAGGGTTATTCCTATCATCAGTAAAATTATGAGCGTTGTCGAATTTTTTCGGACATTGCCCATTACCTAAAGCCGATTATGTAtcattttgtttcattttattttgtccttTTCGTGCTAATAGAATTCGGAAGGGACAACGACACGTAAAATTTTGACGGCCCGTTGTCCCCGTTCACTATTGCCCGCAAAGGGGACAAcggaacgaaaatataatgacGTCCCGTTGTCCCCGTAACGGGGACACAGCTACG from Plutella xylostella chromosome 2, ilPluXylo3.1, whole genome shotgun sequence carries:
- the LOC105394703 gene encoding translation machinery-associated protein 7 homolog: MSGREGGKKKPLKAPKKDKAELDDDDLALKQKMKEQQKALQEAKAKASQKGPLTGGGIKKSGKK